tttttatacacAGTTTTAAATTTGGACGCCAATTCCGATTTTCCACGCTATCAAAACTTGATAATAAGCATTACTATGTTCCCTAGAAGTAAGGATATTTTAGTAACTAGTGACTCAACAACGTAGACtaagaaactaatagacgcaatgacgatttatttcacacttacacaagaaagagaacgattattacgttacaaatgttttagacagagatagaattatcaagtcttttgtcccttatcgcgtaaccagatTAATCAAGATCGGCTACtcgagtagcgaaacaaacttgacagttgatGCGTTAATTgtgattattgtttaatttttgcttatttttatgaaatagagaGCGATTCTAATTTATTGAAACGacagagaaacaatccttatatcatatcgaaggttatactatagtgcattgtcgtattatttcatgttaaagcgagatagcaagaagaaaattgctgGCATGTTTTTCACGCGTAATTATGACGGTTTTGTcgctaaatatagtttctcagttatgattatttatgccatagcatgacggaaccttatgtggcattaaaatcctgaagataataggattttctagtttttatcattcataacctataattacttatcatttaagtgctgccagcgtcagctaaaaaaatgtcccgattttcgataaaaaatcgactcgtcgacaatgtaaataaataaatatggagtgcAATAATAGACTAAAGTGCttcactatatataaatattttattttaatttattctttctaatatttaatcatcaaataattttaaatgacaacattatttaatattcttcttgaatttataatattattacattcgaATCAAaagttaacatagaaatatatgtaaaaaccattctttattaataatttaattgagtgttttagatttcaacatctgaggagaatgctaatccagtaccatataacgATGCTTAAGTACtgttgataacggaaacaaaatcaaatattgCAACGGTGTTTGGGAGtagtttgaaaacaaaaaaatattttaatttaaaaatgtataataaatattaaaaagtataatttaataacctcgttttgttttaattacagtacagtaaaagcctgttaatgtcccactgctggactaagacctcctctcccttttgaggagaaagtttggagcttattccaccacacggctccaatgcggattgatagaatacacatgtggcagaattttaatgaaattagacacatgcaggtttcctcacgatgttttctttcaccgtcaagcacgaaatgaattataaacacaaattaagcacatgaaaattcagtggttctagctggcgtttgaacccacgattatcggttaggattcatgcgttctaaccactaggccatctcggctttaaatcgtgaaaataatttatctcccaaaacagggaatgcagttactatggcaacattatacgcataGACAAACGATCTccgtctcaatcgcggttttaCGGCCCCTTGGTTTAGTCGTTTGTCTGTCTACGTTCAAGCTCCAAATGATCTTTGTTACTGACAGGACTTATCGTCCCGGCTTCGTTtgtgtatataaaaagaaaatgtattttaggTAGGAGTTGTGTAAAAACAGTTCTTAGTAAATGTCTAGGGTTGGCTTTAGAAATTCGATTTTGGGTGGGAAATATGGTTACCGAGATATTCATGATTAAGGTTTTCAGGTTTAGTCACCTCCGAACCATCATTTCCTATAATTTTAGACTAAAATAGTGACAAATTAAAGGGAAGGGATAAGGGGGTCTAACACTCCTCCCCTTATTAATTGACATTCATACCTAAAGCCTCCTCCCATCTTAAATCGAGATGCGGGGAAGGAGTGACTGTGACCAATTTCAAGTTATTGGGCAGATAGTTTAGGAgtattatttcgtttatatatacatatgagtatatatatgtagggAATATGGCATATCATAACACCACAAtccacacaacaataccatcAAAATACTTTTCAAGCGTCCTATTATGACACAggaaaattattcaattttgtcGAATTCTAAATTCCTATGAAATCTAAATACTGTATCGCGTGTGTACGCACCGCGCGGCGTGGCGCGGCTGCAGGTACTTATTTCAAGGACAGGGACGAATCATAACACTGTATTTACAACATTACCGGCCATTCTTAGAATATATCCATTTATTAccacaatataatacatatatctgAAAATGTTCGCTAAGTagctttattgtttaaaaactatattttattagttattcttTATGcaatatatacaacatactaatgaaacaatattttaatagtatatgagaagtatatatatttgacaaaatCATTTCGTTCGTTACAGTATTCTTGTGTGCTCCAGTAGTCTACGTAGTCTTGCTCGCAGAGGGAGTAGATTCAACTTCGTCTTCGTCCTCTGCAGATGACGAGTCCTCAGATTCCTCGTCGTCATCGTCGTCATCAGATTCCGAGTACGAATAATCACCGCCTTCCATCCCTCCGTCGCCATCATATCCTGATAATAAGACAacgtcattataatatttatacaaggaTCTtattaggtggtagggcttcgtgcggCCGtgtgtctgggtaggtatcacccactcatcagatattctatatatatagaatggTCCCtattgcctgtagttacactggctcagtcaccatTCTTCAACTTGGGCTTgccacaaaaccctaccaccaagtaagtaCCAATATGCGTGTCGTTCAGATATGCAATGTCATTAAAACTAATAAGTAAGAGCACTAGCAATACTTTTGCTACATATGATTATATACGTGGAATATATCGCACAAAGCAGTTCACTGTGAGGTGTTGTTTCCCACTAACTAACGTGTGTCATGTGATCAAACGAGCGTTCCGTCGCGTAGCTCACGGCACCTGACGTGTTCCTAGTGACGCTTCCGAGCGGCATCGCATCAAGAAACTTATACTGCGACGGTACAAGTGGtatttcaaatgttaaaatgaGCTTTTATATTGACCAAAAGCATTTAACTGATTGGACAATGTCTAATTTGTTAGTGAACAAGTTGTATCTTCATCGACTGACGAGGTCGTTTCGACGTGTCAAGTGCCTTGTCATCAATCATCAACAGctaatcattgtccactgctgaacataggcctctcccaaggtgcgccaaagcttccTGTCCttcgccttccgcatccagttggtgcccgccaccttctcaaggtcatcggtccacctggctggagggcgccctacgctgcgcttgccgattcgcggtctccactctaggactcgtctgctccaacggccatcggtcctacgacatacgtgaccagcccactgccacttcagcctgctaattttgcaagctatatCGGTGACtctggttcttttccggataataaAGCGCCTTGTATCTCATCTattgatatttcacttgctgatgttcgtaagtatttgaaaaccttaaatattaaaaaaggtagcggacccgacggtataccacctctttttctaagtaaatgctatatgactatatctattcctttacatttattgttttgtatttcccttcatacatgtactatgccttcaatttggaaacagtcttatgttgtgcctatttttaaaaatggagatagacatgatatcaaaaattatcgtcctatttcgaaattaagttcaattccaaaactttttgaacgtataatttatgacaaaatctttccaagcatacgtcccataattattgaccagcagcatggatttattaacaagaaatcaactgaaactaatttgtgtgaattcactgactatgttttgactgcaatggacaaaggatatcaggtggacgttgtgtacaccgattactccaaagcgtttgacaaaatctctcattctatcttaatagcaaaaatggagttcatcggtgtacatggtgacctccttagatggatcaagtcatatttattgaatagaagtcaagccgttactgtgaaaggatattgctcatcttttctaccagttccatctggagtccctcaaggctcacatcttggaccactgttttttaatatatatataaatgatgttgtttcggtatttgcatcttctaaatttctattatatgctgatgatacaaaaacttataaaattattaagagtgttgatgattgtattagtctgcaaaaagatttgaacttacttagcgattattgtactaccaattcgttgtttttgaatataaagaaatgtaattgtataacatataccagaaaaagaaaagtgatcatttacaactaccgatttaaggaagatgatataaaacgtgtatcagtggtcaaagatcttggaataacactcgattctaaacttcttttcgatgaacacataaattccataacttctaaagcgtttcgtatgctaggatttgtgctgaggatttccagagagtttaagcgtgtttcaacttttgctcttttatataaatcatttgtgagacctattctagaatacgcttgcactgtctggaatccacggtatagtaaatatatagaattcatcgaaaatattcaggaaaagtttttaaaatatttaaaattttcgtctataaataatttgaatcgaatagaaaagataccgacaactgaacagagacgacttgaacgtgatatggtgtttttatataaattgatccacaacatatttgattccccttatctcctttctaaaataaatatcaagtgtcctcgccctggtagtcgcaataaatctatttttgattttccattgacaaagactaaatatgcagcaaatgcatttattaatagatcatctaaacagtacaataaaacatttattgaatgtgatatatttcatctctcccttaaaaaattcaaactgcaagtaaaagaaatattatactctcaagagccttaatttactcatgcatttttaattaattaattataaattgattatttattattaaattatgttttcttgatttaaaaattaaatttatattaaattaaattatataaatgaattatataatttcatgcacctattaaatataaaaaatgtcttgttttgtaattacttatgattaatttataaatggaaactgttttggtttatgaattgttttatattttttattttattgtaattatttcactgtttgtctcctgtacactaaataaataaataaataaataataatataatatataaaatagactcACCCGCATGTCCGTAGTCTCCgccgtcgtcgtcgtcgtcggcgGCGGCCGTGCCCTGCCGTCCGTAACGGTGCGAGCGCGCTGGAAATCGTAATAGGGGTCAATTAGGGATGTCCACATTTTGAGATCCCTGAGACAGAAGGTGTAGTGCGCGCATTTGTGTGCGACTCACTGGACATGCTGAGGTCGGCCGTGAGGTGCAGCGAGTAGGCGCAGCGCGGACACGGCACGGGCCCGCGCGCCGGCCGggcgccgcgccgccgcacGTGCTCGTCGCAGAAACACGTCTTGCAGCGCAGGCACGAGTACTGCCCCAGGCGGTTGCACGACTGACCTGGACAGAGACACGTGTATCGTAGAGGAATTCGGCTAAAGCAAAGTAATTATGATCGGGGTTAAAGTCTATTAACATTTTAAGTAGTCGATAGTGAAATGCTCACatcttatatatcttttttaaataaatatatattcatatgaggttaaaaaaaactgaattcaCAAAACATACACTTGTAGGTTTCGGACTCCAGTACTTGGCAAGACGCCTGGTGCTCAAACTGGTCATCCTCACAAAGAAAACCTTGACAGAAGCAGCAGCGGAACACTCGCCCGCCATGCTCCCACACTCCTAGAAGTTGATATACAAGTGTACAATACAACATAATGATCAAAACGCAATTTTctgtataatattgtttttgttctttaaaaCTGTCTATTACATTTAACAACAAACCTCGCTCACACTCCAGACAGACAGCATCGGCTAAGGGACAGGTGCAGGCATGGCTGTTCAGACATTTGCGACCATGACACACCCATGCTTCACAGAAGTCACAGATAGCTCCCTGTATAATATCTATacgttaaaatacaatatattgcaATTTCCAGATTAATTGTTAAGAAGccattatcattaaatttaattgttttcatgtaattagtaattattttttaataataagactaATCTGGCTCAACACTTAGCCACCAAAGCAGGAGGTATAAAGGAGAGTAAGTTTGCTTTTGCTATTTTCATCGGCTATATTCCAGTGTTAAGCAAGGATTATTTTACTTAGTATTGAACTAAGGATAAAATGACCCAATCAGCCTAGAAGTCCAGGCTAGACAAAACCACCTTATTACAACATCACTAAGGTTTttacagtaaatataaatttttgcttGTAGAATTTTGTCTTAAAATTAAcacaagattaaaataaattagcagGTTAAAATTCCTTAATCGAACTTACCACCATACCAAGTCCAGTGGTAAAAACTCCAGGATGTCTTACTACACAGTCACCAGACTTGagcatacatttaattttgccGCACTGTGCACATGCAGGCAATCTCTGCACTGCTGAGCAGAAGTAACAAAATGCTCGACTTTTCTGTTtcctacataatttatttatttatttatttgggaaacaaacaattttaaaaacactgtaatataaaacaaaaataacaaaaatcacaaatcaatcaagtttccacttaaagctaatacataaaaaaaaataacaaattgaattaaattaaattaaaattgaaagtaaaacaaaaataaaaactgcaaaTACATTATCACTTTAGGTAAAAGAGTTAAAAACAATTAGCATTTTAAGATGTCACGAACTGCTCTTTTATAAACACCAATTTTTGGGCAAAAAATATCTAAGTTTTggaggttattattataatttaggcaAGAACGGTACAAAAACACattctttgtaaatttatttttacatgaggGTACAAAGAACAAAGAATTATTTCTAGCACTAAGACGaggacatttaaataatatgttacttaGAAGATATTTAGAGTCAaccatgttattaattattttatacaaatatatttggtCTCTTAATTGTCTACGCACAGTTAATGGGACTATTCTAGAGATATCTTTGTTATCAGATAAACCAGCTCTAAATCGCAAATTTtttaagaacttttttttaagaacttaTTTTGTAATCCTTCTATTTTATCTACGtagatgttataataataattgaccatattacaagttttaatttacttaataagcttgatacattaaataatatatacgacAAATTTCCATATACCAAAGTGAATGTGCATGCAAtgctaacataaaatattataagatagctaatttttaaaattatattataataatgttattatcataaatatataatatttacttttggcATTTATCACATTCCATAGGCAGGTTACATGGGTGCTGTGCTAAATCGACGTGTTCTCTTGCATTACGGATCTCTTTTTGGcgctgtttttgtttttcagcTTTTTTGCGCTGACCTGTTTTTTTCTTAGGCATTTTAATCTCTATCTATTACAATAactaaataagaattatttgatataattacttCTAAAGTTGTAAGCCTGAtcgaaaaatgtaataattgttctttttatttctgTCGTATTGGCATTTGCCTGTCAATTCAACTGTCAATCAttgtcactatttttttttgtcgtttCGAAACAAACATAAATCCAAAATTAATTTGCAATATATCGTAACATATCACaaaatattcgataaaaaagttaaataggaACTTGACTATTTATcattgaaatatgtattaaaatttttttttttctttgaaaatatCAGTTGTACTTATTTCTGAACTGTAACATAATCCATACAAAACAAAGAGTAGTGTTATGTTTatagattttatgaaaaaatggtACTGTTTTGTTTATCCAATATTTGCTGTTTATACGCTATACGaatcaaaataaaagtaattatcagATGCCTATACGTAGAGTCGACTTCgacgatataatattatttagttgcGTGAAAGCCGCGACGTCGTCGTCGTGAAATCGCGTCGTGCAGGACGGACTCTTGTTATtgttagttgtttttttttgtgcgcAGTTCATTCGCTTCTAGGACAAACTTGCtaattgtttatgtttataatgatatcTTCTTCTGATCTTGTAagtacaaaatcaaaatattcatatttcgcAAAAAATAACGCTAGTTGTAaagtttgttaataaaaaattaaatataattaatgtcgtAATTTATAGCACAATCTAGTATGTTTCTTGTttctatcataataaatatataagttttttaaaacatttaatattttattgtacaaaaaactatttaaaaaatacatatatttatggcATAAGCGATCTAATAATGTCACAcgcaatattaattttgtttttacaagAAGTACCTATATTTACGGCATATCGTCACATCATATTGTCCCGTTTTCCGCGGGaatttatttcatcaataaTCAATAACAtggtttttgaaaataaataattatataagatgttttttgacttttttattggtgaactgaatttttataaacgattatatattaggttttcgtttaataaattgtagtgaACTATTTATTACTACTTCACAGTTCAGtcgctataaataataaagcggAATGCGTTGCGGAAGCAGTCCGGTACGCAGGACCTCTAGTAATATctgcttatctatttataaaatcaatctcGTTTTTATAGGATATAGTACAATAACAAGATTAAGCTTACGTTAAGCTTCAAGACAGTAATGTTCAGTTTTTAGGAAGCGTTCATTGGTACTCTACAGTGTACATGCACTTTAAGGGAGCCTTCTCAGCTTTCActgactaaataataattaataaaaaatatatatcgtttcAAGTCATTTTTCAAAGGAATTTATCGTGTCTTTTGAAATTTCAGTATCAATAAGTCTTGTAGTGCGAGAACaatgatttaactttaaaatttatcaagTATAAATTATACGGGATTTATATATGCCAgattttttgcatttatattgttttttagtcTGGGTGCCGGGTAAAtagaccaccttatggtaagcgGCCGCCACTAGTCAttggtgccgtaagaaatagtaaccattccttacattgcgaatgcgccaccaaccttgtgttagcttgataaaataatcatactgtaatttcaaataagtgttgaacattttgtaaagaatagccgtgcccattaaaataagtctgcattatgaaaagaatgtaataaattataatttatgttatagtcatatttactacaaaacatGTGATTTTTGcttgttcatttttatatttgatatttaaatattacgtacTTTTATTGTTTAGTGGTtccgataaatattatattattattagtcagtTGAGCGCTGGATAGAAGCTCGCTTTGAttggttttttaaaaagtaagaaCAGATTTTTTTGTAGTTGTGAAACAAGTTGGTTGTTACCACTGTTGATATCGTATCGTGTtgtattaagataataaaattgttaaaacgaAGAAGagtgttttgattttaatacctgcgaagtgaaaatattttacaattcagaAGTGGAATTACATCGGGGTATACCAGTGAAGTTCTACTACCCTGGTGTGATCATACGCCTGTATCAAGGTATGTAAccattactttaattatttatcaattatttgtacttttagttcgtgttattttttttccaaacaatggtacaaaaaattttttttttttggtttactCAAGGTGACATTATTGATAATAGTAATTGAtgaatttgaatatttgttgtaaaaaataaaactacttaaTATAAGACTACTTAATTtgtggaataataaataaacagtatctTCTTGTTATAATCATTTAACTGGTAACGAAATTAGTTTGCCTAGAATAGGTTAGAAGGGTGTGCCCGTGAGAATGAATTTAtgattgttttacaaataaatataatataacagttgATGAATGAAAATGCCTCGTTATCGATCCGATAGTAGACAGAGATCAACTGGGAGGCATCACAGCGTTGTGCTGGGAAGTATTGCGAAACGCAGGCCATCTCGGACGCGTGCTTGAGCCTAGAGGCAACATCATCGTTCACCACCAGAGCTCCACGCCGATCGACGTGACACCGAGCGTCGCATCAAAAAGATCACCTCCAAGG
This Nymphalis io chromosome 21, ilAglIoxx1.1, whole genome shotgun sequence DNA region includes the following protein-coding sequences:
- the LOC126776701 gene encoding zinc finger protein 330 homolog, whose translation is MPKKKTGQRKKAEKQKQRQKEIRNAREHVDLAQHPCNLPMECDKCQKKQKSRAFCYFCSAVQRLPACAQCGKIKCMLKSGDCVVRHPGVFTTGLGMVGAICDFCEAWVCHGRKCLNSHACTCPLADAVCLECERGVWEHGGRVFRCCFCQGFLCEDDQFEHQASCQVLESETYKCQSCNRLGQYSCLRCKTCFCDEHVRRRGARPARGPVPCPRCAYSLHLTADLSMSTRSHRYGRQGTAAADDDDDGGDYGHAGYDGDGGMEGGDYSYSESDDDDDDEESEDSSSAEDEDEVESTPSASKTT